One window of the Arthrobacter sp. D5-1 genome contains the following:
- a CDS encoding SMC family ATPase: MRIHRLDIEAFGPFATPQHIDFDQLSAQGLFLLNGATGAGKTSILDAICFALYGSVPGARQEGKRLRSDHAAPGAEPRVVCEFSARGRRFEVTRSPAWDRPSARGRNGFTTQQAKTLLRERVNGTWEEKSSRNDEVGAELSDVLGMDREQFTRVVMLPQGDFAAFLRSKAGDRLELLQKLFGTQRFESVERHLAQQAAVAAGAVQENTAELTMLLDRVAAERQQLDDHQAAPGDSAGTAATITAGQEPEEWLAEAEAEVVAVWQRRQDEATEAESAAARLAGKFQEAQEKALRHGRLGAAMQRRILLELAAPRAHENRERLSRHRRAAVLSGQLEAVDAAARKLQAATALAAGIRSTMDEAGVNPVNPTASLEVVKASCAVLEARLPDEQRLDGLATRMVAKRAESAEHAAASEAARSALEKLREEVATVESHIGPLEPVAEKLSELEREAAAATELVGIVGRYAAAADDLEDITGKHLQARSASQDVRQQWLDIRELRLANAAGELAAALEDGVPCAVCGSEDHPNPAAAVRSALSLAQEEEELKERFDATERAVGELAGQVSEAAQVLAGLKAQGGSADAAEAESKRADAQQALSAARKAAASLETLRSRQQSLAQRIDLVEEELSGSLANAVQASSEVSLLEEQHADLEKELAGLRGGFPSLRERLDALSAERTLLQAATDAERNVESAVQAQEDAIASLGRVLPESGFGSAEEARRELLPPADVVGLEKDLADFDAESSRLDELFAGEDLVLAAKEVSIGELPLPETELAGVKLLAADAADKARAAALAAGLAGKSSEAVSRFRKAYLELADAGKEPRNKARLLAELADTVRGSGDNSYRMSLNTYVLAGRLEQVAIAASERLVAMSDGRYTLQHTDAKAARGAKSGLGLEVVDEWTGQRRDTSTLSGGESFMASLSLALGLADVVQQEAGGVDIETLFVDEGFGSLDEQALEQVMDALEGLRDGGRVVGLVSHVAEMKQRITSQVQVVKGRHGSTVRIAELVPA, translated from the coding sequence GTGAGAATCCACCGCTTGGATATCGAAGCGTTTGGCCCGTTCGCCACGCCCCAGCACATCGACTTCGACCAACTCAGTGCGCAGGGACTGTTCCTCCTCAACGGCGCCACCGGGGCCGGGAAGACCAGCATCCTGGATGCCATCTGCTTTGCCCTGTACGGGTCCGTTCCAGGCGCCCGTCAGGAAGGCAAACGGCTCCGCAGCGATCACGCGGCGCCCGGTGCTGAACCACGCGTGGTGTGCGAGTTCTCGGCCCGGGGACGTCGTTTCGAAGTGACGCGCTCGCCCGCATGGGATCGTCCCAGTGCCCGTGGGCGCAATGGCTTCACCACGCAGCAGGCCAAGACCCTCCTCCGGGAACGGGTGAATGGAACCTGGGAAGAGAAGTCCTCCAGGAATGACGAGGTAGGAGCTGAACTCTCCGACGTCCTGGGAATGGACCGGGAGCAATTCACAAGGGTGGTTATGCTGCCACAGGGTGACTTTGCCGCCTTCCTCAGATCCAAGGCAGGCGACCGCCTGGAACTCCTGCAGAAACTCTTCGGCACGCAACGTTTCGAATCCGTCGAACGCCACCTCGCCCAGCAAGCTGCCGTCGCGGCCGGCGCAGTGCAGGAGAATACGGCGGAACTGACCATGCTGCTGGACAGGGTTGCCGCGGAGCGTCAGCAACTGGACGATCACCAAGCCGCACCAGGGGATTCAGCAGGCACCGCGGCCACCATCACGGCAGGACAAGAGCCCGAGGAATGGCTTGCCGAGGCGGAAGCCGAGGTAGTTGCCGTGTGGCAGCGTCGTCAGGACGAGGCCACGGAAGCGGAGTCCGCGGCGGCCCGACTCGCCGGGAAATTCCAGGAAGCCCAGGAGAAAGCGTTGCGTCACGGGCGTCTTGGCGCCGCAATGCAGCGGCGGATCCTGCTGGAGCTGGCTGCCCCCCGTGCACATGAGAACAGGGAGAGGCTTAGCCGGCATCGCCGCGCCGCCGTGCTCAGCGGCCAACTGGAAGCCGTTGATGCCGCAGCGCGCAAGCTCCAGGCCGCTACAGCCCTCGCAGCCGGGATTCGCTCGACAATGGACGAAGCAGGCGTGAACCCTGTGAACCCCACCGCTTCCCTGGAGGTCGTCAAGGCAAGCTGCGCTGTGCTGGAGGCTCGTCTTCCCGATGAGCAGCGATTGGACGGATTGGCAACACGCATGGTGGCCAAACGCGCCGAGTCGGCTGAACATGCCGCAGCATCGGAAGCGGCGCGCTCCGCGTTGGAAAAGCTCCGTGAAGAGGTTGCCACAGTGGAGTCGCACATCGGGCCCCTGGAACCCGTTGCTGAGAAGCTGTCGGAGCTTGAAAGGGAGGCTGCCGCGGCCACCGAGTTGGTAGGGATCGTGGGTCGGTATGCGGCTGCCGCCGATGACCTGGAGGACATCACCGGAAAGCATCTCCAAGCACGGTCGGCGTCGCAGGACGTCCGCCAGCAGTGGCTCGACATCCGGGAGCTGCGCCTCGCCAATGCAGCTGGGGAACTGGCTGCGGCCTTGGAAGACGGCGTACCGTGTGCGGTGTGTGGCAGCGAAGACCACCCGAATCCAGCTGCCGCAGTACGATCAGCCCTCTCCCTTGCCCAGGAAGAGGAAGAGCTGAAGGAGCGTTTCGACGCCACTGAGAGAGCCGTGGGAGAGCTCGCAGGGCAAGTCTCCGAGGCGGCCCAGGTTCTCGCCGGGCTGAAGGCCCAAGGAGGGTCTGCGGATGCGGCTGAGGCTGAGTCCAAGCGTGCGGATGCCCAGCAGGCTCTCTCTGCGGCCCGCAAGGCAGCAGCGTCCTTGGAGACGCTGCGCAGCCGGCAGCAATCCCTTGCCCAACGCATCGACCTCGTGGAGGAAGAACTGTCCGGGTCCCTGGCCAATGCAGTCCAGGCGTCTTCGGAGGTGTCCCTGCTGGAGGAACAGCATGCTGACCTGGAGAAGGAACTGGCTGGTTTGAGGGGCGGCTTTCCGAGCCTGCGTGAAAGGTTGGACGCCTTGTCCGCCGAGCGCACACTGCTGCAGGCAGCAACTGATGCCGAACGCAACGTCGAAAGTGCCGTGCAGGCACAGGAAGATGCCATCGCCTCTCTCGGCCGGGTCCTGCCGGAATCCGGATTCGGATCTGCCGAAGAAGCGCGTCGTGAACTCCTGCCGCCCGCCGATGTTGTAGGTCTTGAGAAGGACCTGGCCGATTTCGACGCTGAATCTTCCCGCCTCGATGAACTGTTTGCCGGCGAGGACCTGGTTCTGGCAGCCAAGGAAGTGAGTATTGGCGAGCTTCCGCTGCCGGAGACCGAACTTGCCGGGGTAAAACTGCTGGCAGCGGATGCTGCGGACAAGGCCCGTGCCGCAGCTCTGGCTGCGGGCCTGGCTGGAAAGTCGTCCGAAGCTGTGTCTCGTTTTCGGAAGGCCTACCTTGAACTCGCTGACGCCGGCAAGGAGCCGCGGAACAAGGCACGGCTTCTGGCAGAGTTGGCGGACACCGTGAGGGGATCCGGTGATAACAGTTACCGGATGAGCCTGAACACGTACGTTTTGGCCGGCCGGCTGGAACAGGTAGCCATCGCCGCCTCCGAGCGGCTCGTTGCCATGAGTGATGGCCGCTATACCTTGCAGCATACGGATGCCAAAGCAGCGCGGGGTGCAAAGTCCGGGCTGGGGCTGGAAGTGGTGGACGAGTGGACCGGCCAGCGCCGGGACACCTCCACCTTGTCCGGTGGCGAATCCTTCATGGCCTCGTTGTCCCTGGCGCTTGGCCTGGCCGATGTTGTCCAGCAAGAGGCTGGTGGCGTGGACATCGAGACACTGTTCGTCGACGAGGGTTTTGGAAGCCTCGACGAGCAAGCACTGGAGCAAGTGATGGATGCTCTGGAAGGACTGCGCGACGGCGGCAGGGTAGTTGGCTTGGTCAGCCATGTTGCCGAGATGAAACAACGGATCACCAGCCAGGTGCAGGTGGTAAAGGGCCGCCACGGATCCACCGTGCGAATCGCCGAATTGGTTCCTGCCTAG
- a CDS encoding exonuclease SbcCD subunit D gives MRLLHTSDWHLGRSFHGVGMLEAQRDFVDQLVSVVEARSVDVVLIAGDVYDRALPGLDVVKLLDDALVRITQAGAAVVLTSGNHDSAIRLGFASRLLERGGVHLRTRVEDLDEPVVFPLGSDRSNGDVAIYGIPYLEPRLVAERMGVDTANHFDVTLAAVERIRRDVGHRREAGPVYPVVLAHTFASGGISSDSERDLSIGGLGAVPLDLFEDFAYTALGHLHGRQELAPNVRYSGSPLAYSFSEAKHHKGAWLVDIGPGGAVGVEEVLWGSPKPLAMLRGPLEELLASGEHAWAEGAYCQITLTDAVRPAQAMDRVRSRFPDTLVLAFDPEGGESRAGTSYSSRLAEAEDDLDVCCGFLEHVRGRGSGDAEEAALKEALEAVRLEEAEL, from the coding sequence ATGCGGTTACTTCACACTTCGGATTGGCACCTTGGCCGATCATTTCACGGCGTAGGCATGCTCGAAGCCCAGCGCGATTTCGTGGACCAGTTGGTATCGGTTGTCGAAGCCAGGTCCGTTGACGTCGTCCTGATAGCCGGCGACGTGTATGACCGCGCTTTGCCGGGCCTGGACGTGGTGAAACTCCTCGATGATGCGCTTGTCCGGATCACCCAGGCAGGCGCCGCCGTTGTCTTGACCAGCGGCAACCACGACTCCGCCATCCGGCTGGGCTTTGCCTCCCGGCTGTTGGAGCGCGGGGGAGTGCACTTACGGACCCGGGTGGAGGACCTGGACGAACCTGTGGTTTTTCCGCTGGGATCGGACCGCAGCAATGGGGATGTCGCCATCTACGGCATTCCCTATCTTGAGCCCCGGCTGGTGGCCGAGCGCATGGGCGTCGATACCGCCAACCACTTCGACGTCACTTTGGCGGCTGTGGAACGGATTCGGCGCGATGTCGGGCACCGTCGGGAAGCCGGACCTGTTTACCCAGTAGTCCTTGCGCACACTTTCGCCAGCGGAGGCATTTCCTCGGACAGTGAGAGAGACCTCAGTATCGGTGGACTGGGAGCCGTGCCGTTGGATCTCTTCGAGGACTTCGCCTACACCGCATTGGGCCACCTCCACGGGCGCCAGGAGCTGGCTCCCAACGTCCGCTACTCCGGCTCGCCGCTGGCCTATTCCTTCTCCGAAGCCAAGCACCATAAGGGTGCCTGGCTCGTGGACATCGGCCCAGGCGGCGCCGTCGGAGTCGAAGAGGTCCTGTGGGGGTCGCCCAAACCACTGGCCATGCTGCGCGGCCCGCTGGAGGAACTGCTGGCATCCGGGGAACATGCCTGGGCGGAAGGTGCTTACTGCCAGATCACGTTGACGGATGCCGTGCGGCCTGCCCAGGCGATGGACAGGGTGCGCAGCCGCTTCCCCGACACACTGGTCCTTGCCTTCGACCCCGAAGGCGGTGAGTCCCGGGCCGGGACGAGCTACAGCAGCCGGCTCGCCGAGGCCGAAGATGACCTCGACGTTTGCTGCGGCTTCCTGGAACATGTCCGGGGCCGCGGTTCCGGAGATGCCGAAGAAGCCGCATTGAAAGAGGCCCTTGAAGCTGTCCGGTTGGAAGAGGCGGAGCTGTGA
- a CDS encoding aquaporin — protein sequence MTLRAAVSSTSEPAARCGASKASIQINRKDTFDMTSPVQATPEHQPGLTARLSAEALGSMFIVVVAVGVGIFSNPSGAPVPVALAAGLTVTVAMLAFGHVSGGHFNPAITLGNLIAGRIRAVAAVAYLAAQLIGSVVGAALIYFVVTTVPVLKDARAAFDVVAPGYGEHAAAQTQMAGVLMVEILGAALLVAVFLGATAGRRAVPALAPFAVGLAMVVLLQFGQVLGNLPFNPARATAQAFFSSSWAIEGLWLFWVAPLLGAALAGLVFRGFQGLAEGNGAGSADFQAAHDDDVNAAFDADHDLTEVGAGTSGAKEQQASAKKDTVNPAPAPAAAADDDARDFFDGKKG from the coding sequence TTGACGCTCCGGGCAGCCGTCAGCAGTACATCAGAGCCTGCAGCACGCTGCGGGGCCAGCAAGGCCAGCATCCAGATCAACCGTAAGGACACCTTCGACATGACCTCTCCTGTACAGGCCACACCCGAACACCAGCCGGGGCTCACTGCCCGGTTGTCGGCTGAAGCTTTGGGATCGATGTTCATTGTGGTCGTGGCGGTGGGTGTCGGGATTTTCTCCAACCCCAGCGGGGCGCCCGTACCCGTGGCCCTCGCCGCCGGGCTCACCGTGACAGTGGCCATGCTGGCGTTCGGGCATGTGTCCGGTGGGCACTTCAACCCGGCCATCACCCTGGGCAACCTGATTGCCGGTCGGATCCGGGCAGTAGCCGCCGTGGCCTACCTGGCGGCGCAGCTCATCGGCAGCGTTGTTGGTGCCGCGCTGATCTACTTTGTGGTCACCACAGTCCCCGTGCTGAAGGACGCCCGCGCCGCCTTTGACGTTGTGGCGCCGGGCTACGGTGAACATGCTGCAGCCCAAACGCAGATGGCTGGGGTCCTGATGGTTGAAATCCTTGGTGCTGCCCTGCTCGTTGCAGTCTTCCTGGGGGCGACGGCCGGCCGCAGGGCGGTTCCCGCCCTGGCTCCCTTCGCTGTGGGCCTGGCCATGGTTGTGCTGCTTCAGTTCGGCCAGGTTCTGGGCAACCTTCCCTTCAACCCTGCGCGGGCCACGGCACAGGCATTCTTCAGCTCTTCCTGGGCCATCGAAGGACTGTGGCTCTTCTGGGTGGCACCGCTGTTGGGCGCGGCGCTGGCCGGGCTGGTCTTCCGTGGCTTCCAGGGTCTTGCGGAAGGCAACGGTGCCGGGTCGGCGGACTTCCAGGCCGCCCATGATGACGACGTCAATGCTGCCTTCGACGCCGATCACGACCTCACTGAGGTCGGCGCCGGAACCAGTGGCGCCAAGGAGCAGCAGGCTTCTGCGAAGAAGGACACCGTCAACCCTGCACCAGCACCTGCTGCGGCCGCCGACGATGACGCCCGCGACTTCTTCGACGGCAAAAAGGGCTAG
- a CDS encoding DUF202 domain-containing protein translates to MSVEVRDPGLQPERTTLAWRRTLISLVVVDLFIWRSWLTSEPSTASAAAGLPGLDYQGICALVAAAATIVLASAVWVRSRQLQAGTNAASARLVLVSTVAVMGLGGTAIAAIALGG, encoded by the coding sequence GTGAGTGTGGAAGTCCGCGATCCCGGTCTCCAACCGGAGCGAACAACCCTGGCCTGGCGCAGGACCTTGATTTCGTTGGTGGTCGTTGACCTGTTCATTTGGCGGAGTTGGCTGACGTCCGAGCCATCCACCGCCAGCGCCGCCGCCGGGCTCCCTGGACTTGACTACCAGGGCATCTGCGCCCTCGTGGCGGCCGCCGCCACCATCGTCCTGGCCTCGGCGGTGTGGGTTCGCTCACGCCAGCTCCAGGCCGGAACCAACGCTGCTTCCGCGCGGCTGGTACTGGTCAGCACCGTGGCCGTGATGGGCCTTGGCGGTACGGCGATCGCGGCCATAGCCTTGGGCGGATAA
- a CDS encoding DUF202 domain-containing protein — translation MREPAWRRTGKTPDYRFSLANERTFLAWIRTSLALLAGAVAVDQLAPNIAPTPVRLVLCVLLALVGAGLAALSYRRWGQMEAAMRNDQALPFSRVMMFMTIVVALAAFAFAVLILVAR, via the coding sequence GTGCGTGAACCTGCTTGGCGACGGACCGGCAAGACACCTGATTACAGGTTCTCGCTTGCCAACGAACGTACCTTCCTTGCGTGGATCCGCACCTCGCTGGCCCTGCTTGCCGGGGCGGTGGCTGTTGACCAGTTGGCTCCCAACATCGCGCCGACCCCCGTTCGACTGGTCCTCTGCGTCTTGCTGGCGCTGGTTGGAGCGGGTTTGGCCGCCTTGTCCTACCGCCGGTGGGGGCAGATGGAAGCGGCAATGCGCAACGACCAAGCCCTTCCGTTCTCCCGCGTGATGATGTTCATGACCATCGTGGTGGCTTTGGCAGCCTTCGCCTTCGCGGTGCTGATCCTGGTTGCCCGGTGA
- a CDS encoding ADP-ribosylglycohydrolase family protein gives MSVEPSSPVAPSFESRVHGSLLGGALGDSLGYAVEFDSIAAIRAHYGAAGLTGFGQLGDASHFSDDTQMTLYTVDGLVEALEWANDGVAADEIACLWLAYLRWLKTQDVAVASSAPVPQPRWIDAQEVLRHRRAPGNACLSGLATGQMGTVARPVNPDSKGCGTVMRSAPFGLIPHISREAVYKLSSDAASLTHGHPSARLSAAAFSLLIHHIVAGHDVRSAANEALDYVNGVPTKAPELGERLEAALQLSQQSNALSPEDLTAALGEGWIAEEALAVGLYSVLATSGSSPADHFRNAIAVAINHSGDSDSTGSIAGNILGAFYGEECLPGAWLEALEAPEVIRGMAGRLLAVTTG, from the coding sequence ATGAGTGTTGAACCTTCTTCCCCTGTTGCGCCATCCTTCGAATCCCGTGTCCACGGCTCACTTTTGGGTGGAGCCCTGGGCGATTCCCTTGGTTACGCCGTGGAGTTCGATTCCATCGCAGCGATCCGCGCGCACTATGGTGCTGCCGGGCTGACCGGGTTTGGCCAGCTCGGGGACGCGAGCCACTTTTCAGACGACACCCAGATGACGCTGTACACCGTTGACGGTCTGGTGGAAGCCCTCGAATGGGCGAACGACGGTGTGGCAGCTGACGAGATCGCCTGCCTGTGGCTCGCCTACCTGCGGTGGCTCAAAACCCAGGACGTCGCTGTCGCCTCTTCCGCCCCTGTACCCCAGCCCCGGTGGATCGACGCCCAGGAAGTGCTCCGGCACCGCAGGGCACCGGGAAACGCGTGCCTGAGCGGCCTGGCAACCGGTCAGATGGGCACGGTCGCTCGCCCGGTCAATCCCGACTCCAAGGGATGCGGTACGGTGATGCGCTCGGCTCCCTTCGGACTGATTCCGCACATCTCACGGGAGGCCGTCTACAAGCTGAGCTCCGATGCCGCATCCCTGACGCATGGGCACCCTTCGGCCCGCCTCAGTGCGGCGGCTTTCAGTTTGCTGATCCATCACATCGTGGCCGGACACGACGTCCGCAGCGCTGCCAACGAGGCACTCGACTACGTGAACGGTGTTCCCACCAAGGCCCCGGAACTTGGCGAAAGGCTGGAAGCCGCCTTGCAGTTGTCTCAGCAGTCCAACGCCCTGAGCCCCGAAGACCTGACCGCAGCGCTCGGCGAGGGCTGGATCGCAGAGGAGGCACTCGCCGTCGGGCTCTACTCCGTTTTGGCCACGAGCGGCAGTTCGCCGGCGGACCATTTCCGCAACGCGATCGCAGTTGCCATCAACCACAGCGGCGACAGTGACTCCACTGGATCCATCGCCGGCAACATCCTGGGTGCCTTCTACGGTGAAGAATGCCTCCCAGGCGCCTGGCTTGAGGCTTTGGAAGCACCCGAGGTCATCCGCGGCATGGCGGGAAGGCTCCTCGCCGTCACCACTGGCTGA
- a CDS encoding DUF4395 domain-containing protein, with the protein MAKPALPPAPVRRQADVHDRPARPAVGWRAVFAFPNPVNEYAARITAGLVVVLAVATLLTGWGWGLVIIAAGFWLRVLFGPRISPLALLSVKVLAPRIGHAKLVAGPPKRFAQGIGAALTSAAVVLFFIGYEPAAWLLLALLIVAASLEAFVGFCLGCAIFGLLQRRGLIPAEICEACHNITLRSTT; encoded by the coding sequence ATGGCCAAGCCCGCACTTCCTCCAGCACCGGTTCGCCGGCAAGCCGATGTTCATGATCGTCCTGCGCGCCCTGCGGTTGGTTGGCGGGCTGTTTTCGCGTTTCCCAACCCCGTGAACGAATACGCCGCCCGCATCACGGCCGGGTTGGTAGTGGTCCTGGCCGTCGCAACCCTGCTGACCGGCTGGGGCTGGGGTTTGGTGATTATTGCCGCCGGCTTCTGGCTCCGCGTCCTGTTTGGTCCCCGGATCTCTCCGTTGGCGCTGCTGTCTGTCAAGGTTCTGGCACCACGGATCGGACACGCCAAGCTGGTGGCCGGTCCGCCCAAGCGTTTCGCGCAAGGCATCGGTGCCGCGTTGACGAGTGCCGCCGTCGTTCTCTTCTTCATCGGCTACGAGCCGGCCGCGTGGCTCCTTCTGGCGCTTCTGATCGTAGCGGCGTCCTTGGAAGCGTTCGTCGGATTTTGCCTCGGCTGCGCGATCTTCGGCTTACTGCAGCGCCGTGGCCTCATTCCGGCCGAAATTTGCGAGGCCTGCCACAACATCACGCTGCGCAGCACCACGTAG
- a CDS encoding exonuclease domain-containing protein, with protein MALDFTAIDFETANGFRGSPCSVGLSKVRGGVVVEEASWLMRPPENHDHFEFHNTRIHGIRAEDVAGRPRFGELFPEIGAFIGGDVLAAHNAAFDLGVIRSGLEVSGLAGPAYDYVCTVMLSRRCYSLVSNSLPYAAEEAGVPLVNHHDAAEDARACAGILVDIARRNNANSIAELYLSLGLNLPQQPAFDPAQGLSKATLSALAATTRGAAEGALERAVGGPSGWSAWPEEGPNPLPNPAAEPGHPLFGQTVVFTGDLAITRPEAKSRAADMGARPESRVTARTTVLIVGDGFVAGDLRAGRLTGKAKRVLELHAKGQQIEVVSEGEFLQMVGGA; from the coding sequence GTGGCATTGGACTTTACGGCGATCGACTTTGAAACAGCCAACGGCTTCCGGGGATCGCCCTGTTCGGTAGGCCTCAGCAAAGTCCGTGGCGGGGTTGTAGTGGAGGAAGCGTCCTGGCTGATGCGCCCACCGGAGAACCACGACCACTTCGAGTTCCACAACACCCGCATCCACGGCATCCGCGCCGAGGACGTTGCCGGCCGCCCGCGGTTCGGTGAACTCTTCCCGGAAATCGGCGCCTTCATAGGTGGCGACGTCCTGGCCGCGCACAATGCAGCCTTCGACCTCGGGGTCATACGTTCCGGTCTTGAAGTATCAGGCCTGGCCGGACCGGCCTACGACTACGTCTGCACGGTGATGCTGTCCCGGCGCTGCTACTCGCTGGTGTCAAACTCCTTACCGTATGCCGCGGAGGAGGCCGGCGTGCCCCTGGTCAACCATCACGATGCCGCCGAGGACGCCCGGGCCTGCGCCGGTATCCTGGTGGACATCGCCCGGCGGAACAACGCCAACAGCATCGCCGAGCTCTACCTTTCCCTGGGTCTTAACCTCCCCCAGCAGCCGGCGTTCGACCCAGCGCAGGGCCTTTCCAAAGCGACCCTCTCCGCGCTCGCGGCCACAACGCGAGGTGCGGCAGAGGGTGCCCTGGAACGAGCCGTTGGCGGCCCCAGTGGATGGTCGGCCTGGCCTGAGGAAGGGCCCAACCCCCTGCCCAATCCCGCCGCGGAGCCGGGGCATCCTTTGTTCGGGCAGACAGTGGTTTTCACGGGTGATCTCGCGATCACGCGGCCGGAAGCCAAATCGCGGGCCGCGGACATGGGAGCACGCCCCGAAAGCCGGGTGACGGCAAGGACCACCGTGCTCATAGTTGGCGATGGCTTTGTGGCAGGCGACCTTCGCGCCGGACGACTCACTGGCAAAGCCAAGCGGGTCCTGGAACTGCATGCCAAAGGCCAGCAGATCGAGGTTGTGTCCGAGGGCGAGTTCCTGCAAATGGTGGGCGGTGCCTGA
- a CDS encoding ABC transporter ATP-binding protein, with translation MNDTIVEARNLIKHYKDLNALDNVNLRLSANRIYGLLGRNGAGKTTLMSILTAQAFATSGEALVFGASAYENDAVLSRLCFIRESQKYPDDFQPQHAFRSAALFYKNWDQDFADRLAGDFQLPVKRRIKKLSRGQLSAVGVIIGLASRAELTFFDEPYLGLDAVARQLFYDRLVEDYAEHPRTIILSSHLIDEVANLLEHVVVIDRGRIIMDADADEIRGSAVTVSGSADKVDVFLAGRRILHRETLGSLASVTVDEALSSRERTEAQELGLELSPVSLQQLVVRKTMAGAGATGTGSADFADNTMEARR, from the coding sequence GTGAACGACACCATCGTCGAGGCCCGTAACCTGATCAAGCACTACAAAGACCTCAACGCGCTGGACAACGTCAACCTCCGACTCTCCGCAAACCGCATCTACGGATTGCTCGGACGCAACGGCGCGGGCAAGACCACATTGATGTCCATCCTCACCGCCCAGGCTTTCGCGACCTCAGGCGAAGCGCTGGTCTTTGGGGCCAGCGCTTATGAGAACGATGCCGTGCTGTCCCGGCTCTGTTTCATCCGGGAGTCACAGAAATATCCGGATGACTTCCAGCCCCAGCACGCCTTCCGATCCGCAGCCCTGTTTTACAAGAACTGGGACCAGGACTTCGCCGACCGGTTGGCCGGGGACTTCCAACTTCCCGTCAAGCGTCGGATCAAGAAGCTCTCACGGGGTCAGTTGTCCGCCGTTGGCGTCATCATAGGCCTGGCCTCGCGCGCGGAACTGACGTTCTTCGACGAGCCATACCTGGGGCTCGACGCCGTCGCCCGCCAGTTGTTCTACGACCGCCTGGTGGAGGACTACGCAGAGCACCCGCGCACCATCATCCTGTCCTCCCACCTGATCGACGAGGTGGCCAACCTGCTGGAGCATGTGGTGGTCATCGACCGGGGCCGGATCATCATGGACGCAGATGCCGACGAGATCCGTGGTTCGGCCGTCACCGTTTCGGGATCCGCGGACAAGGTGGACGTATTTTTGGCCGGCCGCAGGATCCTGCACCGCGAGACGCTGGGGTCCCTGGCTTCCGTGACGGTGGATGAGGCCCTCAGCAGCCGCGAGCGAACCGAAGCGCAGGAGTTGGGCCTGGAACTGTCGCCCGTTTCCCTGCAGCAACTGGTGGTCCGCAAGACCATGGCCGGGGCGGGAGCAACAGGAACAGGCAGTGCAGACTTCGCCGATAACACGATGGAGGCAAGGCGATGA
- a CDS encoding GntR family transcriptional regulator, with translation MIDDTKPIFLQIAELIENGIVDGTMAEESQVPSTNEFAAFHRINPATAAKGVNVLVDSGILYKRRGIGMFVATGARAQLIARRTEEFVEQYVKPLVLEARKLGISAEQLNTMIERSSGLAPESGTDKERSAAL, from the coding sequence GTGATCGATGACACCAAGCCGATCTTCCTGCAGATCGCCGAACTCATCGAGAACGGAATCGTGGACGGCACCATGGCCGAGGAATCCCAGGTGCCCTCCACCAATGAGTTTGCCGCTTTCCATCGCATCAACCCGGCTACCGCTGCCAAGGGTGTCAATGTGCTGGTGGATTCAGGAATTCTCTACAAACGCAGGGGGATAGGGATGTTTGTTGCCACGGGAGCCCGCGCCCAGTTGATCGCGCGCCGCACCGAAGAGTTTGTGGAGCAGTACGTCAAGCCGCTGGTGCTGGAAGCCCGGAAGTTGGGCATTTCGGCGGAGCAGCTGAACACCATGATTGAACGCAGCTCCGGGCTTGCCCCGGAATCCGGGACAGACAAGGAAAGGAGCGCGGCCCTGTGA
- a CDS encoding VTT domain-containing protein, translated as MNDLAVSTFGGAGPVQPSMASFLPDWLNPDVFLRDSPLGPWVVLLVCAIVFAETGLLVGFFLPGDSMLFTAGLLVSTGAIEFNLWAMCGMIIVAAIIGNQTGYLIGSKAGPAIFNKPDSRLFKKENVESAHAFFEKHGGKALILARFVPIIRTFVPVIVGVAQMDKRKFFLFNVIGAVLWGGGVTLLGAWLGQFEWVGNNIDIIFIVIVLISVIPIFIEIGRGFVAKRKAAAAGTDPVEEFIEEHEGGKHGEH; from the coding sequence ATAAACGACCTTGCCGTATCCACTTTCGGGGGCGCGGGACCGGTTCAGCCCTCCATGGCTTCGTTCCTGCCGGACTGGTTGAACCCCGACGTGTTCCTCCGCGACTCACCGCTGGGACCGTGGGTGGTCCTCCTGGTCTGCGCCATTGTTTTTGCAGAAACAGGCCTCCTGGTGGGCTTCTTCCTGCCGGGTGATTCGATGCTGTTCACGGCGGGACTGCTGGTCTCCACCGGCGCCATCGAATTCAACCTGTGGGCCATGTGCGGCATGATCATCGTGGCTGCCATCATTGGCAACCAGACCGGCTATCTCATTGGATCGAAGGCCGGCCCGGCCATCTTCAACAAGCCGGATTCACGGCTTTTCAAGAAGGAAAATGTGGAGAGCGCCCATGCGTTCTTCGAAAAGCACGGTGGCAAGGCGCTGATCCTCGCGCGCTTCGTTCCCATCATCCGCACTTTCGTGCCGGTGATCGTGGGCGTTGCACAGATGGATAAGCGCAAGTTCTTCCTCTTCAACGTCATCGGTGCCGTCCTCTGGGGCGGCGGCGTTACACTGCTCGGCGCATGGCTTGGCCAGTTCGAGTGGGTCGGAAACAACATCGACATCATCTTCATTGTCATCGTCCTGATCTCGGTCATCCCGATCTTCATTGAAATCGGGCGTGGATTCGTGGCGAAGCGCAAGGCGGCAGCAGCAGGCACCGACCCCGTGGAAGAGTTCATCGAGGAACACGAGGGCGGCAAGCACGGCGAGCACTGA